A single window of Vigna unguiculata cultivar IT97K-499-35 chromosome 1, ASM411807v1, whole genome shotgun sequence DNA harbors:
- the LOC114163103 gene encoding uncharacterized protein LOC114163103: protein MSGAQGAQPKGSKTATIYESVGGGENRTRTELRSREDQGCIQVEKLQDKVTDPAGKGGPVFGAGKEEDKQDLGVTGTG, encoded by the coding sequence ATGTCTGGGGCACAAGGAGCACAACCAAAAGGGTCAAAGACGGCAACAATATATGAGTCGGTAGGAGGAGGAGAGAACAGGACGAGGACTGAGTTACGTTCACGGGAGGATCAAGGTTGCATTCAGGTGGAGAAATTGCAGGACAAGGTCACTGATCCTGCTGGCAAAGGTGGTCCTGTCTTTGGTGCTGGCAAAGAGGAAGACAAACAAGATCTTGGAGTTACAGGCACAGGCTAA